The following proteins come from a genomic window of Flavobacterium crocinum:
- a CDS encoding LytR/AlgR family response regulator transcription factor, which yields MTIVIIEDEVKTAKALGQLILSIRPDVQILSYIQSIDGAVSYLLENDQPDLIFMDIQLADGQCFEIFKNVEVLSPVIFCTAFDDYAIEAFKSNGIDYVLKPFSRESISQALKKAGELKNFFQRNKKAMPDFDYLLTRNGENKGKSSFLVFKNNKYQTVLTENIAFFYIKNETPTIMTLDKNEYPLTQSLDDIHKLLSPIQFFRVNRQYLVNFSAIREAEHYFSRKILVKLSVSTEEKILVGKEKATAFLSWLENR from the coding sequence ATGACCATCGTAATAATTGAAGATGAAGTAAAAACGGCCAAAGCCCTTGGCCAGCTTATTCTGAGCATCAGACCTGATGTTCAGATTTTGTCGTATATACAAAGTATTGACGGTGCTGTGAGTTATCTTTTAGAAAACGATCAGCCCGATTTGATTTTTATGGATATACAGCTTGCAGACGGCCAATGTTTTGAGATTTTTAAGAATGTTGAGGTTTTGTCACCTGTTATTTTCTGCACCGCTTTTGATGATTATGCGATTGAAGCCTTTAAGTCAAACGGAATTGATTATGTTTTAAAACCTTTTTCGAGAGAAAGTATTTCGCAAGCTTTGAAGAAAGCAGGAGAACTGAAAAACTTCTTCCAAAGAAATAAAAAAGCAATGCCTGACTTTGATTATTTGCTGACGCGAAATGGCGAAAATAAAGGGAAAAGCAGTTTTTTGGTTTTCAAAAACAATAAATATCAAACGGTTTTAACGGAGAATATTGCGTTTTTTTATATCAAAAATGAAACGCCAACAATTATGACCTTAGATAAAAATGAATATCCGTTAACGCAGTCTTTAGATGATATTCATAAGCTTTTATCACCAATTCAGTTTTTTAGGGTTAACAGACAGTATTTGGTTAATTTTTCGGCTATAAGAGAAGCAGAACATTATTTCTCGAGAAAGATATTGGTAAAATTAAGTGTTTCCACGGAAGAAAAAATATTGGTCGGAAAAGAAAAAGCAACAGCATTTTTGAGCTGGCTGGAAAATAGGTAG
- a CDS encoding OsmC family protein → MKFTRRANANWKGTGMEGKGTISTQSTTLDNAQLSFKTRFEQGVGTNPEELIAAAHSGCFTMQLSFLLSEAGFVPEDLDTTAKVTFEDGTITLIALELTGKVPGISAEDFQQTAQKAKEICPISKLLNTEITLSVTLS, encoded by the coding sequence ATGAAATTTACAAGAAGAGCAAACGCAAACTGGAAAGGTACAGGAATGGAAGGAAAAGGAACCATTAGTACACAAAGCACCACTTTAGATAATGCACAATTGTCTTTTAAAACACGTTTTGAGCAAGGTGTTGGAACCAACCCTGAAGAATTAATCGCAGCAGCACATTCTGGCTGTTTTACCATGCAGTTAAGCTTTTTATTGTCTGAAGCTGGTTTTGTTCCAGAAGATTTAGACACAACCGCTAAAGTAACTTTTGAAGACGGAACTATCACTTTAATTGCTTTAGAACTTACAGGAAAAGTTCCTGGAATTTCTGCAGAAGATTTTCAGCAAACTGCTCAAAAAGCAAAAGAAATTTGTCCTATTTCTAAATTGCTGAATACGGAGATTACTTTATCTGTTACACTTAGTTAA
- a CDS encoding DUF488 domain-containing protein: protein MNRSTIYSIGHGNKTLKKFIEELLAYKIEFLFDVRSKPYSKFNPHFNKDSLEAELTQNGVTYIYAGDFLGGLPNDITCYVKGKVDYEKVKEKDFFKTGINTIVEANHEKMIIALMCSETKPETCHRSKLIGQELLKYNISVNHIIDSSLIKDQAKVMNEFMQGKNLTNLFGDEPLTSKKKY from the coding sequence ATGAACCGCAGCACAATATATTCTATTGGACATGGAAACAAAACTTTGAAAAAATTCATCGAAGAGTTACTCGCCTATAAAATAGAGTTTTTATTCGATGTAAGATCGAAACCATATTCTAAATTTAATCCGCATTTCAATAAGGATTCATTAGAAGCTGAACTTACACAGAATGGTGTAACATATATATATGCTGGTGATTTTTTAGGTGGGCTTCCTAATGATATAACTTGCTACGTAAAAGGAAAGGTCGATTACGAAAAAGTAAAAGAAAAGGATTTTTTTAAAACAGGAATAAATACAATAGTTGAAGCAAATCATGAAAAAATGATAATAGCATTAATGTGTAGTGAAACTAAGCCTGAAACCTGTCACAGAAGTAAATTGATAGGTCAAGAATTATTAAAATACAATATTTCTGTTAATCATATTATTGATTCGAGTTTAATTAAAGATCAAGCAAAAGTGATGAACGAATTCATGCAAGGTAAAAATTTAACAAATCTATTTGGAGATGAACCTTTAACATCTAAAAAGAAATATTAA
- a CDS encoding ImmA/IrrE family metallo-endopeptidase, whose product MNKYLSLHRKKELSDLAEFIANSYCPDNVINPEYIATKNSISFCYGNYEQYFDGMIEHLNSKFHIYLNIDRLKHSHTVRCRFTFAHELGHYFIDEHRNALSSGLVPAHSSFTNFSSDKYVEWEADYFASSLLMPKERFRKDCFKKKFSFLLLDQLAKKYQTSLTSTAIKFADIGTHPILIIFGEDNKIKWYWTSEDFPFKSILYNKYKIPEQTAMGEYFNKQKRYEKTQEVWAIDWFQNVSNSDTNRKFLEHCIPYKNQALSIIWEE is encoded by the coding sequence ATGAATAAATATTTATCGCTACATCGAAAAAAGGAATTATCAGATTTAGCAGAATTTATTGCAAATTCTTATTGTCCAGATAATGTAATAAATCCTGAATATATCGCAACTAAAAATTCTATTTCTTTCTGTTATGGAAATTATGAGCAATATTTCGATGGAATGATTGAACATCTAAACAGTAAGTTTCATATTTATTTGAATATAGATAGATTAAAACATTCTCATACTGTTCGATGTAGGTTTACATTTGCACATGAGCTAGGGCATTATTTTATTGATGAACATCGAAATGCCCTTTCATCTGGTTTAGTGCCAGCTCATAGTTCTTTTACTAATTTTTCATCAGACAAATATGTAGAATGGGAAGCTGATTATTTTGCCTCTTCTTTACTTATGCCAAAAGAACGTTTTCGAAAAGATTGTTTTAAGAAAAAATTTAGTTTTTTATTATTAGATCAATTGGCAAAAAAATACCAAACAAGTTTAACATCTACAGCTATTAAATTTGCTGATATTGGAACTCATCCTATTTTAATAATCTTTGGAGAAGACAATAAGATAAAATGGTATTGGACTAGTGAGGATTTTCCTTTTAAATCAATTCTTTACAATAAGTATAAAATTCCAGAACAAACTGCAATGGGAGAATATTTCAACAAACAAAAGAGATATGAAAAAACTCAAGAAGTATGGGCTATAGATTGGTTTCAGAATGTATCAAATTCCGATACAAATAGAAAATTTTTAGAACATTGTATACCTTATAAAAATCAAGCTTTAAGTATTATCTGGGAAGAATAA
- a CDS encoding organic hydroperoxide resistance protein has product MNTKVLYTGKTHTTGGREGASQSSDEQLNIKLSSPGSSRTGTNPEQLFAAGWSACFIGALGLAAAKFGVRIPAETAVDAEVDLCVEEGEYFLQARLNISLPGLDLETAEKLASQAHQTCPYSKMTRGNINVEINIL; this is encoded by the coding sequence ATGAACACAAAAGTTTTATACACAGGAAAAACACATACGACAGGTGGTAGAGAAGGAGCTTCTCAAAGTTCGGATGAACAATTGAATATTAAATTAAGTTCGCCGGGATCTTCGCGTACGGGGACAAATCCGGAGCAGTTGTTTGCTGCGGGATGGTCGGCTTGTTTTATTGGAGCTTTAGGGCTTGCTGCTGCTAAATTCGGTGTGAGAATTCCAGCTGAAACTGCTGTAGATGCAGAGGTAGATTTATGTGTCGAAGAGGGAGAATATTTTCTTCAGGCAAGACTAAATATCAGTCTTCCGGGCTTGGATTTGGAAACTGCTGAGAAACTGGCTTCTCAGGCGCATCAGACTTGTCCTTATTCTAAAATGACAAGAGGGAATATAAACGTTGAGATTAACATTCTTTAA
- a CDS encoding RNA polymerase sigma factor, translating into MRKSEIEDMLMNFSYKGEFPSDAQNSFVTFYREYSKYLYKVVFEAKKKYTFLRDDIIDDIVNNTFLKIYENPLLFQIDDSHTDIITDARFKAYLATIAKNNLKDLLKIEIKENHLKIIDDEEQIFNPPEIEIEENVELSQMRTILDEVLNSFKERDKAILLTLYEFYEEGKNTPSETLDWLCKVHNTTRDNIKAIKSRCTKKIIEHFNSKLGNANTISK; encoded by the coding sequence TTGAGAAAAAGTGAAATAGAAGATATGCTTATGAATTTCTCTTATAAAGGGGAGTTTCCATCAGATGCGCAAAATTCATTTGTGACATTTTATAGAGAATATTCAAAATACCTATATAAGGTGGTGTTTGAAGCAAAGAAAAAATATACTTTTTTAAGAGATGATATTATTGATGATATTGTAAATAATACCTTTCTGAAAATCTATGAGAATCCGTTGTTGTTCCAAATAGATGACTCTCACACAGATATTATTACTGATGCTCGTTTTAAAGCTTACTTAGCTACTATTGCAAAAAATAATCTGAAAGACTTACTAAAAATAGAAATAAAAGAAAATCATTTAAAAATTATTGATGATGAAGAACAAATTTTTAATCCGCCCGAAATTGAAATTGAAGAAAATGTCGAACTTTCTCAAATGAGAACAATCTTGGATGAAGTACTAAATTCATTCAAAGAAAGAGACAAGGCTATTTTACTTACTCTCTATGAATTTTATGAAGAAGGAAAAAATACCCCTTCTGAAACTTTGGATTGGCTTTGCAAAGTTCATAATACCACTAGAGATAATATTAAAGCTATTAAAAGTAGATGTACAAAAAAAATAATTGAGCATTTTAATAGCAAACTGGGAAACGCAAACACAATCTCTAAATGA
- a CDS encoding SDR family oxidoreductase, translated as MDDLKNKVAVITGGNSGIGYATAQLLKEQGANVIITGRRKEAIEKAALGLGVTAITADQSNISDIEKLAEQVKTDFGSVDILFINAGIAGLGTIEQTTEELYDNIMNVNLKGAFFTLSKFIPILKEGASVVFLSSNTASMPGPGSSVYSASKTALNSFMRSAALELAPRKIRVNSVSPGPTQTEVMNKVGLDETTVKGIMDVVVEKVPLKQMGRAEDVAKMVSNLSSEAAVFMTGADVIMDGGMVLA; from the coding sequence ATGGACGATTTAAAAAATAAAGTGGCAGTCATAACGGGCGGCAACAGCGGAATAGGATATGCTACAGCCCAATTATTAAAAGAGCAAGGTGCTAACGTAATTATTACAGGAAGAAGGAAAGAAGCCATAGAAAAAGCTGCTTTAGGACTAGGCGTTACAGCCATTACAGCAGATCAATCAAATATTTCGGATATCGAAAAACTGGCAGAACAAGTAAAAACCGATTTTGGTTCAGTTGATATTTTGTTTATTAATGCCGGAATTGCGGGCTTGGGAACAATTGAACAAACTACAGAAGAGTTGTACGACAATATTATGAATGTGAACTTAAAAGGCGCTTTTTTCACTTTAAGCAAATTCATCCCGATTCTGAAAGAGGGTGCTTCGGTGGTATTTCTTTCTTCGAATACTGCGAGTATGCCGGGGCCGGGATCTTCGGTTTATTCGGCGAGTAAAACCGCTTTGAATTCGTTTATGAGATCGGCAGCTTTAGAATTAGCGCCAAGAAAGATTCGTGTGAATTCCGTTAGTCCGGGGCCAACTCAAACCGAAGTCATGAACAAAGTTGGTTTGGACGAAACCACCGTAAAAGGCATTATGGATGTTGTAGTAGAAAAAGTGCCACTAAAACAAATGGGAAGGGCAGAAGATGTGGCAAAAATGGTTTCGAATTTAAGCAGTGAAGCTGCAGTTTTTATGACCGGTGCTGATGTTATTATGGATGGCGGAATGGTTTTGGCTTAA
- a CDS encoding sensor histidine kinase: MEKPKRFQVSLKVIWGSSIALAILASIPKLFDAGSTPGDIVINSSITLLFSLFIWYYNIYSLPKFSSNKTTKSLFNWKLLLSVVLGILLMVILVIAHQELFQVSKMDAPIMFELRGVLINLIVYMFLHLLFQNYQTQQMGVELERTKAVNLGAQYELLKQQINPHFLFNSLNTLKSMVDMNDENSSDFILKLSDFYRFTLESRKLDLIPLREEIQILDSYVYLLKARFEDGFVLENEIEEKQYESVIPPFALQLLIENCIKHNVVSLDKPLKIKLYSEKDFLVIENPIQLKRGAIVSTGVGLDNINQRFMHLVHKEIEIDKNETTFKVKIPLIYDHRNN; the protein is encoded by the coding sequence ATGGAAAAACCAAAACGTTTTCAGGTTTCGCTCAAAGTAATTTGGGGGAGTTCGATTGCTCTGGCGATTCTGGCTTCGATTCCTAAATTATTCGATGCCGGATCAACACCTGGAGATATTGTGATAAATTCTTCAATTACACTGTTGTTTTCCCTATTTATATGGTATTACAACATTTACAGTTTACCGAAATTTTCTTCGAACAAAACAACCAAAAGTCTCTTTAACTGGAAACTTTTACTGAGTGTCGTATTAGGAATTTTATTAATGGTAATTCTGGTTATCGCGCATCAGGAATTGTTTCAGGTTTCTAAAATGGATGCGCCGATTATGTTCGAACTTCGCGGAGTTTTGATTAATTTGATTGTGTATATGTTTTTGCATCTGCTTTTTCAAAACTATCAAACACAACAAATGGGAGTTGAATTGGAACGCACAAAAGCCGTTAATCTTGGCGCTCAGTACGAATTGCTGAAACAGCAGATCAATCCACATTTTCTTTTTAATAGTTTGAATACTTTAAAATCGATGGTGGATATGAACGACGAAAATAGTTCCGATTTTATTCTGAAATTATCCGATTTTTACCGATTTACCTTAGAAAGCCGAAAATTGGATTTGATTCCGCTTCGAGAAGAAATTCAGATTCTCGATTCGTATGTTTATCTTTTAAAAGCCCGTTTTGAAGACGGTTTTGTTTTGGAAAATGAAATCGAAGAAAAACAATACGAATCGGTTATTCCGCCTTTTGCTTTGCAGTTGTTGATAGAAAACTGCATCAAACACAATGTCGTTTCTCTAGACAAACCTTTAAAAATTAAGCTTTACAGTGAAAAAGATTTTCTGGTAATCGAAAATCCGATTCAGTTGAAGAGAGGTGCTATAGTTTCTACAGGCGTTGGACTGGATAATATCAACCAGCGTTTTATGCATTTGGTGCACAAAGAAATCGAAATTGACAAAAACGAAACCACTTTTAAAGTAAAAATACCACTTATTTATGACCATCGTAATAATTGA
- a CDS encoding DUF1223 domain-containing protein, with translation MKKIKLLTGFLMLFLLVGNGVFSQNADKKGFALLELYTSEGCSSCPPADELLGKIQSEYHDKNVFVLAYHVDYWDKQGWKDIFSNADFTKRQYDYAQFMGKEPIYTPQVIINGKTDYIGSQETSLRNGIKSALSKPALVDLSLETAQNSNILSVQYNVESASKNSRLLLAIVQKEAKSNVRRGENANRVLSHYQIVRQLQTVSLNKAKKGTVTISLPKNYNAQGFEVIGFVQDADSGVVLGVKRA, from the coding sequence ATGAAAAAGATAAAATTATTAACTGGTTTTTTAATGCTGTTTCTTTTGGTTGGAAATGGTGTTTTCAGTCAGAACGCAGATAAAAAAGGTTTTGCGCTTTTGGAGTTGTATACTTCAGAAGGCTGTTCGAGTTGTCCACCAGCAGATGAATTGCTGGGAAAAATTCAGAGCGAATACCATGATAAAAACGTTTTTGTATTGGCCTATCACGTTGATTATTGGGATAAACAGGGTTGGAAAGATATTTTTAGCAATGCCGATTTTACCAAAAGACAATACGATTATGCTCAGTTTATGGGAAAAGAACCAATTTATACGCCTCAGGTGATCATTAACGGAAAAACAGATTATATCGGTTCGCAGGAAACGAGTTTACGAAACGGAATTAAATCGGCACTTTCGAAACCTGCTTTGGTTGATTTGAGTTTAGAAACTGCTCAAAACTCCAATATACTTTCAGTACAGTACAATGTGGAAAGCGCTTCAAAAAATAGCCGTTTATTGCTTGCAATTGTGCAGAAAGAAGCAAAAAGCAATGTTAGAAGAGGGGAGAATGCGAATCGGGTTTTATCGCATTATCAAATTGTACGTCAATTGCAGACTGTTAGTTTGAATAAAGCTAAGAAAGGAACGGTTACAATTTCTCTTCCTAAAAATTATAATGCACAAGGATTTGAGGTTATTGGCTTCGTTCAAGATGCGGATTCCGGTGTTGTTTTGGGAGTTAAAAGGGCTTGA
- a CDS encoding cupin domain-containing protein: METKKQKTWVIVAIIVLGIIAFLVPNQIAAQGVKRIDLQKHDLSTSGKEMVQARIDFDGHSAFGKHSHPGEEVIYVVEGSLEYQIEGEKPVTLKAGEVLFIPAGVVHSAKNNTNAKASELATYIVEKGKPILTMKK, translated from the coding sequence ATGGAAACGAAAAAACAAAAAACATGGGTTATAGTCGCAATTATCGTTTTAGGAATCATTGCCTTTTTGGTTCCGAATCAGATTGCGGCGCAAGGAGTAAAACGCATCGATTTGCAAAAACATGATTTAAGTACTTCGGGAAAAGAAATGGTGCAAGCAAGAATCGATTTTGACGGACATTCGGCTTTTGGGAAACATTCTCATCCAGGCGAAGAAGTCATTTACGTCGTTGAAGGTTCGCTGGAATATCAGATCGAAGGCGAAAAACCTGTAACACTAAAAGCAGGCGAGGTACTTTTTATTCCAGCAGGTGTGGTGCACTCGGCTAAAAATAATACCAATGCTAAGGCTTCGGAACTGGCAACTTATATCGTTGAAAAAGGAAAACCTATTTTGACTATGAAGAAATAG
- a CDS encoding dual OB domain-containing protein: MNVLIVAKTKWGDYFCIGGIEITTNKYLRLMDLNGGYQPFNTPFKVGQIWNITYKPTPGVPPHIEDVQVISKTHIDTVNPNQYILNNCKIWKGDLNDVYDFKLKWNNGRGFLNDPNDLPINSVGFWQTDKDLILGDNFGKPCYNYNYNSFLKRNKKMPYKGEVPPIGNIPAGTLIRLSLAKWWNPPDNPMMEKRCYLQLSGWY, from the coding sequence ATGAATGTACTAATCGTGGCAAAAACAAAATGGGGAGACTACTTCTGCATAGGAGGAATTGAAATTACCACAAATAAATATTTACGTCTTATGGATTTAAATGGTGGCTATCAACCATTTAACACTCCTTTTAAGGTTGGTCAGATTTGGAACATTACATACAAACCAACTCCTGGTGTACCTCCACATATAGAAGATGTTCAAGTTATTTCCAAAACACATATTGATACGGTGAACCCAAATCAGTATATTTTAAATAATTGTAAAATCTGGAAAGGTGATCTAAATGATGTTTACGATTTTAAATTAAAATGGAACAATGGAAGAGGTTTCTTAAATGATCCTAATGATCTTCCCATAAACAGTGTTGGTTTTTGGCAAACTGATAAAGATTTAATTTTAGGAGATAATTTTGGAAAGCCTTGTTATAATTACAATTATAATAGCTTTTTAAAAAGAAATAAAAAAATGCCTTATAAAGGAGAAGTTCCCCCTATTGGTAATATTCCTGCTGGGACATTAATAAGACTGTCTCTAGCAAAATGGTGGAATCCACCTGACAATCCTATGATGGAAAAAAGATGCTATCTTCAACTTTCTGGATGGTATTAA
- a CDS encoding alpha/beta hydrolase, producing the protein MKTLYKSYLAFAAMIFSLLLTSVQVNAQKTAPKIKNVVLVHGAFADGSGWKGLYQALTKKGYNVTIVQNPLSSLEDDVKATNLALDKQDGPTILVGHSWGGTVITEAGNHPKVAALVYVAALQPDNGENSVQWLQTAPPAPENGVLNPDDKGIAYYDKAKFHAGFAGDLSKEDADFMFASQGAFYAQGFLTPITKAAWRTKPSYGIVATEDKSIVPSIQHAMYKRSNTKITEIKGSHVVFISQPEKVANVIVEASKN; encoded by the coding sequence ATGAAAACACTATATAAAAGCTATTTAGCATTCGCAGCAATGATCTTTAGTTTATTATTGACATCAGTTCAGGTAAACGCACAAAAAACAGCTCCAAAAATTAAAAACGTAGTATTGGTACACGGTGCTTTTGCAGACGGTTCGGGGTGGAAAGGTTTGTATCAGGCTCTAACTAAAAAAGGCTATAATGTAACGATCGTTCAGAATCCGTTGAGCTCTTTGGAAGATGATGTAAAAGCAACCAATTTGGCTTTGGACAAACAAGACGGACCAACAATTTTAGTTGGACATTCTTGGGGAGGAACTGTAATCACTGAAGCGGGAAATCACCCGAAAGTAGCGGCATTGGTTTACGTTGCGGCTTTACAGCCTGATAATGGCGAAAATTCGGTTCAATGGTTGCAAACTGCACCTCCAGCTCCTGAAAATGGCGTATTGAATCCAGACGATAAAGGAATCGCGTATTATGATAAAGCAAAATTCCACGCTGGTTTTGCAGGAGATTTAAGCAAAGAAGATGCTGACTTTATGTTTGCTTCGCAAGGTGCTTTTTATGCTCAAGGTTTTTTAACTCCAATTACAAAAGCAGCCTGGAGAACTAAACCTTCGTACGGAATTGTAGCAACTGAGGATAAAAGTATTGTTCCGAGCATTCAGCACGCAATGTACAAACGTTCGAACACTAAAATCACTGAAATTAAAGGAAGCCATGTGGTGTTTATTTCTCAGCCGGAGAAAGTTGCCAATGTGATTGTTGAAGCATCTAAAAATTAA
- a CDS encoding DUF488 domain-containing protein: MKIYTIGVYNSTEDIFFKKLIENKIDTFIDVRQRRGVRGSKYSFVNSNKLQEKLSLLKIKYIHQLDLAPTNEIRNLQKKADLKKNELKQSREELDSSFKNAYKSTVLNKFDFQHFINNLQEQNSSKIVLFCVEENSSACHRSLITEKIKNEFNLIINHL; the protein is encoded by the coding sequence ATGAAAATTTATACTATTGGTGTTTACAATTCAACTGAAGATATTTTCTTTAAAAAACTTATTGAAAATAAAATTGATACTTTTATTGATGTAAGACAAAGAAGAGGTGTCAGAGGTTCAAAGTATTCATTTGTCAATAGCAATAAATTACAAGAAAAATTATCCTTATTAAAAATAAAATATATTCATCAATTAGATTTAGCTCCAACTAATGAAATTAGGAATTTACAAAAGAAAGCTGATCTAAAAAAAAATGAGCTAAAACAAAGTCGTGAAGAACTCGACAGCTCTTTTAAAAATGCATACAAAAGCACAGTCTTAAACAAGTTTGATTTCCAACACTTTATAAACAATCTTCAAGAACAAAATTCTTCAAAAATAGTTTTGTTTTGTGTAGAAGAAAACTCAAGTGCTTGTCATAGATCTTTAATTACAGAAAAAATAAAAAATGAATTTAACTTAATTATTAATCACTTGTAA
- a CDS encoding hydrogen peroxide-inducible genes activator yields MTIQQLKYIVALDEERHFARAAEVCMVTQPGLTIQLKNLEEEIGIKIFDRNRVPLTPTVLGIEIINKAKKILREVDEIRDFVINEKNLLEGELKLGIISTLSPYLIPLFIQAMKEAAPKVHFIIKEGYTGHLMKDLETGAIDVAIMATPTGNPNLIEHVVFKEPFVAYLNQTHPMANEEFYEMQPGDKTELLLLHHEYCYNAQLLDICGLKTSDKIKEQFTYDINSIETLKNLVRAHLGFAIIPKLSTLNETGALFKPFKEPVPVREISLVVSDSFSKKLLLEKMNEAIWNCLPESLKKDFSYRKIRWNDSPYFIKEVSKYR; encoded by the coding sequence ATGACCATTCAACAGTTAAAATATATTGTTGCTTTAGACGAAGAACGCCATTTTGCAAGAGCGGCCGAAGTTTGTATGGTAACACAGCCAGGCCTTACGATTCAGTTAAAAAATCTGGAAGAAGAAATCGGAATCAAGATTTTTGATCGAAACAGAGTTCCGTTAACGCCAACTGTTTTAGGAATTGAAATTATCAATAAAGCCAAAAAGATTCTTCGTGAAGTCGATGAAATTCGTGATTTTGTAATCAACGAAAAAAATCTTTTGGAAGGAGAGTTGAAACTTGGCATTATTTCCACTTTGTCACCTTATTTGATTCCGCTTTTTATTCAGGCTATGAAAGAAGCGGCGCCAAAAGTGCATTTTATTATTAAAGAAGGTTATACCGGACATTTAATGAAAGATCTGGAAACAGGTGCTATCGATGTAGCGATTATGGCAACCCCAACAGGAAATCCAAATTTAATTGAGCATGTTGTTTTTAAAGAGCCTTTTGTAGCCTATTTAAATCAGACGCATCCAATGGCGAATGAAGAATTTTACGAAATGCAGCCCGGCGACAAAACCGAATTATTGCTCCTGCATCACGAATACTGCTACAACGCGCAATTGCTCGATATCTGCGGACTAAAAACATCCGACAAAATAAAAGAGCAGTTTACCTACGATATCAATTCTATAGAAACCTTAAAAAATCTGGTTCGCGCCCATTTAGGATTTGCGATTATTCCAAAGCTTTCTACTTTAAACGAAACGGGCGCACTTTTTAAACCTTTTAAAGAACCCGTTCCCGTAAGAGAAATCAGCCTAGTAGTTTCGGATTCTTTCTCTAAGAAATTATTGCTCGAAAAAATGAACGAAGCTATCTGGAACTGCCTTCCCGAATCGCTCAAAAAAGATTTTAGTTACAGAAAAATCCGCTGGAACGATTCTCCTTATTTTATTAAAGAGGTTAGCAAGTATCGTTAA
- a CDS encoding alpha/beta fold hydrolase, with the protein MKTLFNILIAILFMNVAFTQAQTSQQKTIEVSSSLGTLKQINAGLLNVGYTEAGPSNGTPVILLHGWPYDIHSYNEVVPILVSKGYHVFTPYLRGFGTTTFLSKDTFRNGQQAALASDIIAFMDALKIDKAVIGGFDWGARTAVAVSALWPERVKGLVSVSGYIVVNLEANLKPLSPTAELGWWYQYYFATERGKQGYAQNTYDFNRLIWKIASPLWNFDKATYDQTAQSFDNPDHVAIVIHNYRWRQSLEAGETKYDNLEKRLASRPEIKVPSITIGSDFDGAFADGKAYASKFTGKYEHRILKGIGHNVPQEDPKAFAQAIIDVSK; encoded by the coding sequence ATGAAAACACTATTCAATATTCTAATCGCTATTCTTTTTATGAATGTAGCTTTCACTCAAGCTCAAACTTCACAACAAAAAACAATTGAAGTAAGCAGCTCTTTAGGAACTTTAAAACAAATTAATGCTGGATTATTAAACGTGGGGTATACAGAAGCAGGTCCGTCAAACGGAACTCCGGTAATCTTGCTTCACGGCTGGCCTTACGATATTCACAGTTACAATGAAGTTGTTCCGATTTTGGTTTCAAAAGGCTATCACGTTTTTACGCCTTACCTACGCGGATTTGGAACAACAACTTTCCTTTCAAAAGATACTTTCAGAAACGGTCAGCAGGCGGCTTTGGCGAGTGATATTATTGCTTTTATGGATGCGCTGAAAATTGATAAAGCTGTTATTGGCGGATTTGATTGGGGAGCGAGAACGGCTGTGGCAGTATCGGCGCTTTGGCCGGAACGTGTAAAAGGTTTGGTTTCGGTAAGCGGTTATATCGTAGTGAATTTGGAAGCGAACTTAAAACCGCTTTCGCCAACGGCTGAATTAGGATGGTGGTACCAATATTATTTCGCAACCGAAAGAGGAAAACAAGGTTACGCTCAAAACACCTACGATTTTAATAGACTAATCTGGAAAATAGCTTCTCCGTTATGGAACTTCGATAAAGCAACTTACGATCAAACAGCGCAATCTTTTGACAATCCCGATCATGTAGCAATTGTGATTCACAATTACAGATGGAGACAATCGCTTGAAGCAGGTGAAACAAAATACGATAATTTGGAAAAACGTTTGGCGTCAAGACCAGAAATTAAAGTTCCAAGCATTACAATAGGAAGTGATTTTGACGGCGCTTTCGCGGATGGAAAAGCTTATGCAAGCAAATTCACAGGGAAATACGAGCACAGAATTTTAAAAGGAATTGGGCACAACGTGCCACAGGAAGATCCAAAAGCATTTGCTCAGGCAATAATAGATGTATCTAAATAA